The sequence GTGTCGAAGCTCGCCTTGCCGATGCCGGCATGGATGATACCAGCCTTCTCGACGCGGAACTCGACCGAACCGCCCTTGGCGCCGGCAACAGCCGTTGCGACGTCCATGGTGACCGAGCCGACCTTCGGGTTCGGCATCAGGCCGCGCGGGCCGAGCACCTTACCGAGACGGCCGACCAGCGGCATCATGTCCGGGGTCGCGATGCAGCGATCGAAATCGATCGTGCCGCCCTGAACGATCTCGAGCAGATCCTCGGCGCCGACGATGTCCGCACCCGCTGCCTTGGCTTCTTCAGCCTTGGCGCCGCGTGCGAAAACCGCGACGCGGACCTTACGGCCGGAGCCGTTCGGGAGGTTGCAGACGCCGCGGACCATCTGGTCTGCATGGCGGGGATCGACGCCGAGATTGAGGGCGACCTCAATCGTCTCGTCGAACTTCGCATTGGCGCGATCCTTGATGAGCGCCACTGCGACGCTGATCGGATAGAGCTTGTTGCGGTCGATGCCCTCGCGGGCGTTGATAACGCGCTTACCGTGCTGAGCCATGATCAGGCAACCACCTCAAGGCCCATAGACCGGGCGGAACCTTCGATCATCCGAGCCGCCGCTTCGATGTTCTCGGCGTTCAGATCCTTGAGCTTCTTCGTCGCGATCTCGACGCACTGGGCGTGCGTGACCGAACCGGCGACGGCGCCCTTGCCCGGCGTCGTTGCGCCCTTGGCAAGGCCAGCGGCCTTCTTCAGAAGGAAGCTCACCGGCGGCGTCTTCATCACGAAGGTGAAGGACTTGTCCTGGTAGTAGGTGATGACCACCGGTACCGGGGAGCCCTTTTCCATTTCCTGGGTCTGCGCGTTGAACGACTTGCAGAATTCCATGATGTTGATGCCGCGCTGACCGAGCGCGGGACCGATCGGCGGCGACGGGGTCGCCGAGCCGGCCTTGACCTGAAGCTTCAGGTAGCCTGCAACTTTCTTTGCCATTTTTATTCCTTTCCCATGCCGGCAACCCGCCGACGAGGTAGGCCGACATCACATCGGCCAATTGCCAGCCTCAGCTGGCAGGAATGGCGTGGTGCGGATGGCGACACTTGGCGAGCGCCGCATCCTCCCACGCCCAAACGATCAGAGCTTTTCGACCTGACCGTATTCGAGCTCCACCGGAGTGGCGCGCCCGAAAATCGACACGGCGACCTTGAGCCGCGCGCGAACCTCGTCGACTTCCTCGACAAGGCCATTGAACGAAGCAAACGGGCCGTCCGAGACGCGGACCTGCTCGCCGACTTCGAAACTGACGGACGGCTTCGGCCGCTCCACGCCTTCCTGCACCTGATGGATGATGCGGTTGGCTTCGGCTTCCGAGATCGGCATCGGCCGATTGTCGGAGCCGAGGAAGCCCGTCACCTTCGGCGTGTTCTTGATCAGATGATAGGCGTCATCGGTCAGCGCCATCTTCACGAGTACGTAACCCGGGAAGAATTTACGCTCGGCATCGATCTTGCGACCGCGGCGAACCTCGACGACCTTCTCGGTCGGAACCAGGATCTCGTCGAAAAGATCGGCGAGGCCACGCTGGCCCGCCTGCTCGCGGATCGACTCCGCGACCTTCTTTTCGAAGTTCGAATAGGCGTGGACAATATACCAGCGTTTATCCAATGAACTGTCCTCCGCCTATCGGCCGAGACCGAGCAGGAACGAGACGCCCCAGCTCAGACCGAAATCGGCAATGGTGAAGAACAGGCTCGCAAGCACGGCCATAACGAAGACCATGACTGTCGTGATCGCGGTTTCGCGACGAGACGGCCATACGACCTTCGATACCTCCGTGCGAACCTGCTGGAGGAACGTAAATGGATTAGTTTTGGTGGCCATTACCCGCTCACGGCTTGCGGGCGCGCGGACGTCTGTCTGCGCACCCCGCTGGGAAGCGTTACATAGAACCGATCAATCGATTCCTCAAGTAGTAAATTGGCAGGGGCAGTAGGATTCGAACCTACGACCTACGGTTTTGGAGACCGTCGCTCTACCAGCTGAGCTATACCCCTACCGGAGAGAAGGCCTGTTTCCAGCCCTTCTCAAAACCTTCCGACGACGTTCCTGCTACTTAGCAGACCCGCGCCGGGCTTGCATCACTTAATGATGCTGGCGACGACGCCTGCGCCGACGGTACGACCGCCTTCACGGATGGCGAAGCGAAGCTTTTCTTCCATGGCGATCGGCACGATCAGCTCGACATCCACCGAGATGTTGTCGCCCGGCATCACCATCTCGACGCCTTCCGGCAGCGTCACCACGCCCGTCACGTCGGTCGTGCGGAAGTAGAACTGCGGACGGTAGTTGGTGAAGAACGGCGTGTGACGGCCACCCTCTTCCTTGGTCAGGATGTAGGCCTCGGCCTTGAACACCGTATGCGGCGTCACGGAACCGGGCTTGCAGAGGATCTGGCCGCGCTCGACGCCTTCACGGTCGATACCGCGAAGCAGAGCACCGATGTTGTCGCCAGCCTGGCCCTGATCGAGCAGCTTACGGAACATCTCGACGCCGGTGCAGGTCGACTTGACGGTCGGACGGATGCCGACGATCTCGACTTCCTCGCCAACCTTGACGATGCCGCGCTCGACGCGGCCGGTCACGACCGTGCCGCGGCCCGAGATCGAGAACACGTCTTCGATCGGCATCAGGAACGGCAGGTCAACCGGACGCTCCGGCTGCGGGATGTAGGTGTCGACGGCGGTCATCAGCTCGAGGATCGCGTCTTCGCCCAGCTTGGCGTCGCCATCATTGAGCGCGACAACGGCCGAACCCTTGATGATCGGAATGTCGTCGCCCGGGAAGTCGTAGGACGAGAGCAGTTCGCGAACTTCGAGCTCGACGAGCTCGAGGAGCTCCGGATCGTCGACCAGGTCGCACTTGTTCAGGAACACGACGAGGGCGGGAACGCCGACCTGACGGGCGAGCAGAATGTGCTCGCGGGTCTGGGGCATCGGGCCGTCAGCGGCAGACACGACCAGGATCGCGCCGTCCATCTGGGCTGCGCCGGTGATCATGTTCTTCACATAATCGGCGTGGCCGGGGCAATCGACGTGGGCGTAGTGGCGGTTCTGCGTCTCGTACTCGACGTGTGCCGTCGAAATCGTGATGCCGCGAGCGCGCTCCTCGGGAGCAGCGTCGATCTGATCATAAGCCTTGAACGTAGCGCCACCGGTCTTTGCAAGAACCTTGGTGATGGCCGCGGTCAACGACGTCTTGCCGTGATCCACGTGGCCGATCGTGCCAATGTTGCAGTGCGGCTTGTTGCGCTGGAATTTCTCTTTTGCCATCGACGTCGCTTCCTGTCGTCTCGTTCCTACGAGCCGGACGGCTCGAACTGCACCATCAACCTGCTGCGCACCGCGTTCAAACCGCGCAAGTAGCGCAAGGCTCAGTTGATGGAGCGGGTGAAGGGAATCGAACCCTCGTATTCAGCTTGGAAGGCTGCTGCTCTACCATTGAGCTACACCCGCACGCTAACGTTCCGTCGAAATGGTGGAGGAGGTTGGATTCGAACCAACGTAGACTAAGTCAACGGATTTACAGTCCGTCCCCTTTAACCACTCGGGCACTCCTCCAAATCACTTCGGCAGAGCGTCATCGTTCAGGCTTTACCGTCGGAAGCAGCCGTTGCTGCCCCGCCGATGGGGGCTCTTATGACGGGGAGACCTTGCCCTGTCAACGCCTAACCAACCAACTATCCCGCGTTCCGTGCATGGCTGGAAAACGGCCGCGCAGTTCGATTGCCGGTTTGGCTCGCCCCTCGTATAAGCGGGGCATGACCGACGAAAACAAACAGAGCAAATCGCAGCGGCAACCCGGGCATTTCCGCGGTGGCAAGGGCAAGCCCGGCCACAATGGACCCCGCCGCTTCGCCTCCAACGCCCCGGCCGAACGCCGTCCGGATCAGCTGTGGATATATGGCATTCATGCCGTCGCGGCCGTGCTTGGCAATCCGCGCCGCAAGGTGCTGCAGCTGCTGGCGACGCAGAATGCAGCCAGCCGGCTTGTCGAGGAAGGGGCGACTCTCCCGGGCGACCTCAAGGACACCTCACCGCGCGACCTCGACCGGCTGCTCGGCTCGGACGCCGTGCACCAGGGCGCCGCGGTGGAAGTCGCGCCGCTCGAACCGCTCGATCTCGATGCGCTGGGCGATGCCCGCCTCGTCGTCGTGCTCGACCAGGTCACCGATCCCCATAATGTCGGCGCCATTCTCCGGTCCGCCGTCGCGTTCGGCGCGGATGCGCTGATCACCACCGGCCGCCACGCGCCGGCCGAGACCGGCGTGCTGGCTAAGTCCGCCTCGGGCGCGCTCGAAAACATCGCGATGATCGAAGTTCCGAATCTCGCCACCGCCCTCACCGACCTGCGCGACATGGGCTATTCCTGCGTCGGCCTCGACAGCGAGGGCACGGTTCCGCTGGAAGAAGCGATTCGGGGCGACAAGATCGCCCTGGTGCTCGGCGCCGAGGGCAGGGGCCTACGCCGGCTGACCCGCGATCGCTGCGACGTCGTCGCCCGGCTCGACATGCCCGGCGCGATCAAGAGCCTCAACGTCTCCAACGCGGCCGTGCTGTCGCTCTACCTCGCCCACCGCCATCTCGAAACGGCGACGACTTAAGCTCCGTCGAATCACGCGGGCCTCGTTGTCCCGCGTGATTCGTCCGTCCCGCCCTGTCCTCGCCCCGGCGGCACACCCGCCGTAGCCGAAACGCGAAATGCAGCGGATTGCGGAAAACTGCACGATCCACGCTTGACCGGCGGGGGCGGTCCTCACTACACCCGTCTCCGTGCCGGATTAGCTCAGCGGTAGAGCAGCGGTTTTGTAAACCGAAGGTCGGGGGTTCAATCCCCTCATCCGGCACCATCTTCCCTGACATGTGCGCCCGTCGACACCGACCCTCCCCCGAGGCTCCGCAGGGCACTGCACCAATGTTGCCCCGAACCTAGCCCAGCACCGACTGCTCGCGGCAGATGCGATCGACCAGGACGTCGAAGTCTC is a genomic window of Kaistia defluvii containing:
- the rplK gene encoding 50S ribosomal protein L11, with the translated sequence MAKKVAGYLKLQVKAGSATPSPPIGPALGQRGINIMEFCKSFNAQTQEMEKGSPVPVVITYYQDKSFTFVMKTPPVSFLLKKAAGLAKGATTPGKGAVAGSVTHAQCVEIATKKLKDLNAENIEAAARMIEGSARSMGLEVVA
- the nusG gene encoding transcription termination/antitermination protein NusG; its protein translation is MDKRWYIVHAYSNFEKKVAESIREQAGQRGLADLFDEILVPTEKVVEVRRGRKIDAERKFFPGYVLVKMALTDDAYHLIKNTPKVTGFLGSDNRPMPISEAEANRIIHQVQEGVERPKPSVSFEVGEQVRVSDGPFASFNGLVEEVDEVRARLKVAVSIFGRATPVELEYGQVEKL
- the rlmB gene encoding 23S rRNA (guanosine(2251)-2'-O)-methyltransferase RlmB, whose translation is MTDENKQSKSQRQPGHFRGGKGKPGHNGPRRFASNAPAERRPDQLWIYGIHAVAAVLGNPRRKVLQLLATQNAASRLVEEGATLPGDLKDTSPRDLDRLLGSDAVHQGAAVEVAPLEPLDLDALGDARLVVVLDQVTDPHNVGAILRSAVAFGADALITTGRHAPAETGVLAKSASGALENIAMIEVPNLATALTDLRDMGYSCVGLDSEGTVPLEEAIRGDKIALVLGAEGRGLRRLTRDRCDVVARLDMPGAIKSLNVSNAAVLSLYLAHRHLETATT
- the tuf gene encoding elongation factor Tu, producing MAKEKFQRNKPHCNIGTIGHVDHGKTSLTAAITKVLAKTGGATFKAYDQIDAAPEERARGITISTAHVEYETQNRHYAHVDCPGHADYVKNMITGAAQMDGAILVVSAADGPMPQTREHILLARQVGVPALVVFLNKCDLVDDPELLELVELEVRELLSSYDFPGDDIPIIKGSAVVALNDGDAKLGEDAILELMTAVDTYIPQPERPVDLPFLMPIEDVFSISGRGTVVTGRVERGIVKVGEEVEIVGIRPTVKSTCTGVEMFRKLLDQGQAGDNIGALLRGIDREGVERGQILCKPGSVTPHTVFKAEAYILTKEEGGRHTPFFTNYRPQFYFRTTDVTGVVTLPEGVEMVMPGDNISVDVELIVPIAMEEKLRFAIREGGRTVGAGVVASIIK
- the secE gene encoding preprotein translocase subunit SecE, whose protein sequence is MATKTNPFTFLQQVRTEVSKVVWPSRRETAITTVMVFVMAVLASLFFTIADFGLSWGVSFLLGLGR
- the rplA gene encoding 50S ribosomal protein L1, with the translated sequence MAQHGKRVINAREGIDRNKLYPISVAVALIKDRANAKFDETIEVALNLGVDPRHADQMVRGVCNLPNGSGRKVRVAVFARGAKAEEAKAAGADIVGAEDLLEIVQGGTIDFDRCIATPDMMPLVGRLGKVLGPRGLMPNPKVGSVTMDVATAVAGAKGGSVEFRVEKAGIIHAGIGKASFDTEKLVQNIKAFVDAVQKARPTGAKGTYLQKVAVSSTMGPGVHVDPATALGA